A window of Diospyros lotus cultivar Yz01 chromosome 14, ASM1463336v1, whole genome shotgun sequence contains these coding sequences:
- the LOC127790671 gene encoding protein SOB FIVE-LIKE 4-like: MESPHIFVDAEECQSSESGWTMYICSPSHHSDDDDSDDDDDGEDDYYEKNHGGKPDQDDSDDSMASDASSGPSHQEQSWRNGKAGGYKNDGKKAKNPVLVDKNGFGRSKQKKDQSAFAARGASVNSIQSNDEKERKTSKWFGKRK, translated from the coding sequence ATGGAGTCTCCACATATATTTGTAGATGCAGAAGAATGTCAAAGCAGTGAATCTGGGTGGACTATGTATATATGCTCCCCCAGTCACCACAGTGATGATGAcgatagtgatgatgatgatgatggtgaagaCGATTACTATGAGAAGAACCATGGTGGAAAACCCGATCAAGATGACAGTGATGATTCTATGGCGTCTGATGCTTCTTCTGGTCCAAGCCATCAAGAACAATCATGGCGAAATGGAAAGGCTGGAGGTTACAAGAATGATGGCAAGAAAGCTAAGAATCCAGTACTGGTGGATAAGAATGGGTTTGGAAGAAGCAAGCAAAAGAAGGATCAGTCTGCGTTTGCTGCAAGAGGAGCCAGTGTTAACTCCATTCAGAGCAATgatgaaaaggaaaggaaaaccaGTAAGTGGTTTGGCAAACGaaagtaa